A genome region from Brassica oleracea var. oleracea cultivar TO1000 chromosome C2, BOL, whole genome shotgun sequence includes the following:
- the LOC106326665 gene encoding uncharacterized protein LOC106326665, producing MSKRCLSCFNKSVKAEDVVEPVVLKDDEEETPTRRQTCIIGTLGYNAPEYLSTSADFYGKLGEGDSSSSLKNDFNKVKTFDLRGVTTTTTTTTKEK from the coding sequence ATGTCTAAAAGATGTCTAAGTTGTTTCAATAAATCTGTGAAAGCTGAGGATGTTGTTGAGCCAGTAGTACTAAAAGATGATGAAGAAGAAACCCCGACAAGAAGACAAACATGCATCATAGGAACTTTGGGATACAATGCACCTGAATATCTCTCCACTAGTGCCGATTTTTATGGAAAACTTGGGGAAGGTGATTCTTCTTCATCTTTGAAAAATGATTTCAACAAAGTGAAGACTTTTGATTTACGAGGAGTGACAACAACAACAACAACAACAACAAAGGAGAAGTAA